The sequence CACGCGGCGTCGTCGCCGTGATTTCGCCTTGGAACTTTCCGTTTCAGCTTCCGCTGCGCGATGCCATCATCGCGCTGCTCGCGGGCAACGCGGTCATCATCAAGCCAAGCGAGGTCACGCCGCTGATTGCGCTGAAGGCCAAGGAAATTTGGGACACGGCGGGTTTGCCCGAGGATCTGTTCCAGGTGTGCACGGGGTTCGGAGCCACGGGCGCCGCGCTCATCGATTCCATGCCCGACTTCGTCGTCCTCACGGGCAGCGTTTCCACGGGGCGCCGCGTCGCAGCAGCTTGCGGCGAACGCCTCATCCCGTGCGTCATGGAGCTCGGTGGCAAAGCGCCGCTCATCGCATGCTCGGACGCGAGCGTCGAACGCACGGCTCGCTCCATCGTCTACGGCGGCTTCGCGAACTCGGGTCAAGTGTGCATTTCCGTCGAACGCGTCTACGCACACGCCGACGTGCACGATGCCCTCGTCGACCGAGTCGTTACGCTGACGAACGAACTGCGCCAAGGTGATCCGAGTCAAGATTTCGTCGACGTCGGCGCCATCATTTTCCCGCATCAGATTGACGTTGCGGAAAAACACATCGCGGATGCGCTTGCTAAGGGCGGGCAAGTGCGCACAGGCGGCAAACGCAAAGAAGGTCCGGGGCAGTTTTTCGAGCCCACCGTGATCACGGGATGCAACCACTCGATGACCGTAATGACCGAAGAAATCTTCGGGCCCATCGTGCCCATCATGCGCGTATCGAGCGAAGAGGAAGCGTTGCAGTTCGCCAACGACTCGCAATTCGGACTGAACGCTTACGTGTTCTCGAGCGATCGTCACAAGGCCACGCGGCTCGCCGAACGAGTCGAAGCTGGCGGCGTGCTCGTCAACGACGTCTTGACCAATGGCGGTACGCCCGATGCGCCTTTCGGGGGCATCAAAGCAAGCGGTTTTGGTCGTACGATGGGCGAAGAGAGCTTGCGGGAGATGTGTTACGTCAAGCACATCAGCGTCGATCGTGTTGCAATGGGCGACAAAGACCCGCTGCAATTCCCCTACACGGCGCAAAATTATGGATGGTTCCGCAAAGGGCTCCGCGCGCTCTTCTCGGGCGGCGGCGTATTTCAGCGCATTGGTGAATTGCTCTAAAGGCGCGCAAACGGCAAACTCCAAACATCATCCCACCATCGTGCCAAGAGCCTTGGATTCAATCCACCATAAGATACACGTCGCACACGCCGCTCCATGAAGTCCTGTCCGCAATGCAACCTCCGCTATCCGAGCGACAGCACGACGTGCTTTCTCGATGGCCAAGCGCTCACCCATCTGCGTGATCCCTGGCTCAGTGGCACGATCGCCGGCAGATACGTGCTCGACGAGCTCATTGGCATTGGCGGCATGGCGTCGGTGTATCGAGCGAGAATCCTGCTTTCGGACCAAACTTGCGCCGTCAAACTCCTGAATCCGCAGCTTGCCGTGGATGACACGACCCGCGAGCGTTTTCGGCGGGAAGCCAAGCATGCGCAGCGTTTGTCGCACCCGAACATCATCGAGATATTCGATCAAGGCGATGCCAGCGATGGCACTCCATTTCTCGTCATGGAGCTGCTCGAAGGCCAGAGTTTGTCCGAGCTGATTGCGGCGGGCCCGACGCCTCTCGAACGAGCGTTGCCCATCATCGTGCAAATGACGCGAGCGCTCGCTCGCGCCCATGATTTCGAGGTCATTCATCGCGATCTCAAGCCGGAGAACGTTTATCTGCTTCGCGGCGACCGCGTCAAATTGCTCGACTTCGGCATTGCGAGATGCAATCAAGACGTGCGCCTCACGAGCGCGGGTGAAGTGTTCGGCACACCCGAATACATGGCTCCTGAACGAGCGACGTCATCGGATGCAGGGCCCGCCGCCGATCTTTATGCGCTCGGCGTCATCATGTTCGAAATGCTCACGCAAAAGCTTCCGTTCGATGCGCCAACACCAGCGGGCATTTTGAGCAAACACATGGTCGAGCCGCCGCCGCGCCTGCGCGAATACATGCCCGACTTACCGGCGCTGCTCGAACAGCTCATTTTGGACTTGCTTGCAAAAAGTCCCGACGCGCGGCCCGTCGATGCGCATCAGGTGTTGGCGGTGCTGAGCGAAATCGCCGCGCAAGAAAAGATTGCCATCGAACCCGAGGGCGATCGAGCATCGGAGCAGCCGCTTCGCAGGCTTTCCAGCACGCCGACGCAGCGCTGGGTTCGCCGCACCGAGCTCGTCGAAAAGCTCGTGCGCGAAGTTTATGGCGAATTGCCGCCGCCGGAAGCCATGGCGACGTTGCGAGTCATGAAAGCGTGCGCCAATGAATTGGCGGCATTGCGACAGCGAGGCATCGCCGAACAAACGTCGCTCGACCGCATGCATCGCGAATGGAAAGAGGGCCGTGTTCAGCAGGGCAAAGCCATGGATGAGCTCACCATTCATGTCTCGAAGGTGCGCGAAGAGGCTCGTGTTTTACGGGCCGGAGTGATTCCCCTCTCCAAAAAGTCGAAATCATTTTTGCCACGCGTACGCGAAGCGCATCAAAAGGCGCGATTTTGGGAAGGTCGCAGTGGGTTTCAGGAGCCCTATCGTGAATTGTCGCTGGCGTATCGCGACCTCGCGGACATCATCGATTTGTGGCACGACGCTCGACACGCTGAAATCGAAGTGGAAGCAGCGGCCGTCGAAAAAGAGCGCCAGGCGGCTGAAATCGACCAACAAATTCGAGAAATGCGCCACAACCTCGTCGTCGCCGACCGGTCGATGGAAGATCTGAAGGTAAAACACCTCGAAGTGATTGCGGATGTGGGGCAACGGGCCGATCTGCTCGAGCTCGAGCTGATGCGGCATTGTGGAAGGCTGTGCAATCCGATGCGCGAGCGAGCCGATTTCAGCTCGCTCGCATCGGAATTCACCTACTGACTCGTCGCGCGTTTCTTGTAGATTTCGCCCTTCGGCACGCCGGCTGCAATGAGCGCATCGGCTTGCTTGATTTCTTCGTTGATGAGCTCTTGGAACTTCTCGAAGCCTTGCGCTCCGACGAGGATCCGCCCATTGACGAAAAACGTAGGCGTACCGGATGCGCCCACGCTATTGGCGATTTTTTGATCGGCATCGACTTGCTGCTTCAGCGCGGGATCGTCCATGTCCTTCTTGAATTTGGCCATGTCGAGCCCGATTTCTTTCGCGTACTTGTCGATGTCTTCACGCGTCAGAGCGGTATTGTTCTCGAAGAGCTTGTCATGCATCGCCCAGCCCTTCTTTTGGCGATTCGCGGCCTGCACGGCAAGGGCGGCGCCCATGGCTTTGTCGTGGAACGGCAGCGGCTGATGTTTGAACACGATCGCGACGTCGTTGCCATACTGCTTCTCAATTTGCTCGAGAGTCGGACCGACCCTCTTACAGAATGGTCATTGGAAGTCGCTGAATTCGACGATCGTGACTTTGGGCTCCTTCGGCCCCTTGCGCACGTTGTATTCCGCAACCTCGATGTATTGCGGACCCTTCGGCGCCTCGGGTGCGGCTTGCGGCTTGTTGTTGCCACTTTGCCGTTCGTCGATGGCGGCCAGCAGTTGGTCGAGATTTTTGCCTTCTTTGGCGAGGCCGACGATCATTTTGGTGATCGCCGGACTATTCGGGCAATTCGGATCTTTTTGAAGACACGTCGCAAGCCTCCCGAACGGACAGCCACAGGTGCAATCGCGTTCGTTCAGCGCCTGCATGACCATCGCTTTTTGGCCGTCATCGAGCCCGCCGAGCAGCGTCGCGCCGTTGGCCAGATCGGCCGATTTCACCCAGCCAGCGGGAAAATCGGATTCGCGTGCGTAGCCGCGCGATGGCGGAGCATTGTCGGCTGAAATGAACGCAGCGGAAGCTTCGGGCGCAGCTTGCGGTACGCCCCCCGGCCAACCGAGCCGATACGCTTCACGCCCTACGGCAAAGCCCACGGCAAGCCCTGTTACGAGCGCCCAGACGACGTTCGGCGAAAATGGAAACCGTCGCGCAGGCTCCGAAGGAGCGGGCGTCGCGGCAGCCTGAGTGGACGGTTCGGATTTCGAACGATCCGTGGATTTGGGTGATTTGGCCGTCTTGTCGCGACGGCGTGAATCGATGGGTTTGTCGGCCACGATCGCCTCGTGCCATTGTTTTTTCCCGGCGGCAAGAAAATTCATCCACCAACGATTGCGCCCCACGGCGCTGGGTTTTACGTGCGCTTCGTGTCATTCGCAGCAGTCATTTTCGATGTCGATGGTGTGCTCGTCGATTCACCTCACGAGCGCGCTTGGCGCGATACCCTCGACGAGCTCATGCGGGGCCCCTGGGCCGACATACGGTCGTCGACCACGTATACTCCAGATCGCTTCGACAGCGCGCTGTATCAATCTCTCGTATCCGGCAAACCGAGAGACGCAGGGGCACTCGCAATCCTCGAACACTTTGGCGTTCCGCTAGCCGCTGAACGCGCGCTCGTGTATGCTCGCGAAAAACAAAACAAGGTCGTTGCGCTCATTGATGCCGGCAAATTTCGTGTTTTTCCGGATGCCATTCCCTTCGTCTTGGATGCAAAAAAACTCGGCCTGCCCCTCGCCGCCGCGTCGTCCTCCAAAAACGCGGGACAACTCTTGTCGAGCATTCCCGTGCAAGCGCCCGATATTGCTCCGAATTCGAAACTGCTCGACCTCTTCGACGTCGATATTTCCGGGCGCGACTTTCCCCAGGGAAAACC is a genomic window of Polyangiaceae bacterium containing:
- a CDS encoding aldehyde dehydrogenase family protein → MGQVVMNRGNGSSAHASSGSNGQTPTRIRSYAPATGELIGEAKVWSADEVKEAVTKARRAQESWGALPPAARAERILRFRDAFVDRADEVIDLLVRECGKPRHEALLHEVLVAADLATFFAKAAPRVLEPHEVSLHLLKHRRSFVHYRPRGVVAVISPWNFPFQLPLRDAIIALLAGNAVIIKPSEVTPLIALKAKEIWDTAGLPEDLFQVCTGFGATGAALIDSMPDFVVLTGSVSTGRRVAAACGERLIPCVMELGGKAPLIACSDASVERTARSIVYGGFANSGQVCISVERVYAHADVHDALVDRVVTLTNELRQGDPSQDFVDVGAIIFPHQIDVAEKHIADALAKGGQVRTGGKRKEGPGQFFEPTVITGCNHSMTVMTEEIFGPIVPIMRVSSEEEALQFANDSQFGLNAYVFSSDRHKATRLAERVEAGGVLVNDVLTNGGTPDAPFGGIKASGFGRTMGEESLREMCYVKHISVDRVAMGDKDPLQFPYTAQNYGWFRKGLRALFSGGGVFQRIGELL
- a CDS encoding serine/threonine protein kinase — encoded protein: MKSCPQCNLRYPSDSTTCFLDGQALTHLRDPWLSGTIAGRYVLDELIGIGGMASVYRARILLSDQTCAVKLLNPQLAVDDTTRERFRREAKHAQRLSHPNIIEIFDQGDASDGTPFLVMELLEGQSLSELIAAGPTPLERALPIIVQMTRALARAHDFEVIHRDLKPENVYLLRGDRVKLLDFGIARCNQDVRLTSAGEVFGTPEYMAPERATSSDAGPAADLYALGVIMFEMLTQKLPFDAPTPAGILSKHMVEPPPRLREYMPDLPALLEQLILDLLAKSPDARPVDAHQVLAVLSEIAAQEKIAIEPEGDRASEQPLRRLSSTPTQRWVRRTELVEKLVREVYGELPPPEAMATLRVMKACANELAALRQRGIAEQTSLDRMHREWKEGRVQQGKAMDELTIHVSKVREEARVLRAGVIPLSKKSKSFLPRVREAHQKARFWEGRSGFQEPYRELSLAYRDLADIIDLWHDARHAEIEVEAAAVEKERQAAEIDQQIREMRHNLVVADRSMEDLKVKHLEVIADVGQRADLLELELMRHCGRLCNPMRERADFSSLASEFTY
- a CDS encoding DsbA family protein, producing the protein MEKQYGNDVAIVFKHQPLPFHDKAMGAALAVQAANRQKKGWAMHDKLFENNTALTREDIDKYAKEIGLDMAKFKKDMDDPALKQQVDADQKIANSVGASGTPTFFVNGRILVGAQGFEKFQELINEEIKQADALIAAGVPKGEIYKKRATSQ
- a CDS encoding HAD family phosphatase, producing the protein MSFAAVIFDVDGVLVDSPHERAWRDTLDELMRGPWADIRSSTTYTPDRFDSALYQSLVSGKPRDAGALAILEHFGVPLAAERALVYAREKQNKVVALIDAGKFRVFPDAIPFVLDAKKLGLPLAAASSSKNAGQLLSSIPVQAPDIAPNSKLLDLFDVDISGRDFPQGKPHPDIFLCAAQELHVRPDDCIVVEDAVAGITAAKSGGMHALGVARHNDDAALQAANADLVVHSLDEVSRNAMARGYLKAA